TGCACCGAGGGGTTACCGACTCAGACATCAAAGAAGCCCTTGGAATCAGCGTCCAGATGGTGCAAGCGACTCGGAAGCGCTTTGCCCTGGGAGGCCTGGATGCGGCGCTCTT
This genomic window from Deinococcus reticulitermitis contains:
- a CDS encoding helix-turn-helix domain-containing protein; translation: MTRARILLMVHRGVTDSDIKEALGISVQMVQATRKRFALGGLDAAL